Proteins encoded within one genomic window of Perognathus longimembris pacificus isolate PPM17 chromosome 28, ASM2315922v1, whole genome shotgun sequence:
- the Nap1l2 gene encoding nucleosome assembly protein 1-like 2, with the protein MAELAEPKELSECSPEEVDSKVMMEGSGEQVEGGEDAVPGPGDDGELGEGATKGLGEEGEKSEGVAAVSMPEKDGEKDAGAEKAEEDRPKGLIGYLLDTDFVESLPVKVKYRVLALKKLQTRAANLESKFLREFHDIERKFAEMYQPLLEKRRQIVNAIYEPTEEECKYKLEPEDEEEKEDEMDDNEDMPYHEEAMVQEFVNEEEDYEDYYYDYAIEEEEEEEEEEEAGGAAASGGDKNKEDPKGIPDFWLTVLKNVEALTPLIKKYDEPILKLLTDIKVKLSDPGEPLSFTLEFHFKPNEYFKNELLTKTYVLKSRLDCYDPHPYRGTAIECSTGCEIDWNEGKNVTMKTITKKQKHRIWGTIRTVTEDFPKDSFFNFFSPRGINLKGGNRNEDFLLGHNLRTYIIPRSVLFFSGDALESQQEGVVREVNDAIYDKIIYDNWMAAIEEVKTCCKNLEALVEDIDR; encoded by the coding sequence atggctgagtTAGCCGAACCCAAAGAACTGTCCGAATGCAGTCCAGAAGAGGTTGACAGCAAGGTAATGATGGAGGGATCTGGGGAGCAAGTGGAGGGCGGTGAAGATGCTGTCCCCGGGCCTGGAGATGATGGGGAGCTTGGTGAAGGAGCCACCAAAGGGCtcggggaagaaggggagaaaagtGAAGGTGTTGCTGCCGTGTCCATGCCCGAGAAAGATGGGGAGAAAGATGCTGGTGCGGAGAAGGCAGAAGAAGATCGCCCCAAAGGACTCATTGGTTACCTCTTAGATACGGACTTTGTGGAAAGTCTCCCTGTGAAAGTGAAGTACCGGGTGCTAGCCCTTAAAAAGCTTCAAACTCGTGCGGCCAATTTAGAATCGAAATTCCTGAGGGAATTTCATGACATTGAAAGAAAGTTTGCTGAAATGTATCAACCTTTACTGGAAAAAAGACGTCAGATCGTCAATGCAATCTATGAGCCTACAGAAGAGGAATGCAAATATAAATTAGAGCCCGAAgacgaggaggagaaggaagacgaAATGGATGACAACGAAGACATGCCTTATCATGAGGAGGCCATGGTGCAAGAGTTTGTAAATGAAGAGGAGGATTATGAAGACTATTATTATGACTATGCcattgaagaggaggaggaggaagaagaggaggaggaagctggTGGTGCCGCGGCCAGTGGAGGAGACAAGAATAAAGAGGATCCTAAGGGCattccagatttttggctgaCTGTTTTGAAAAATGTTGAAGCCCTCACTCCTTTGATTAAGAAATACGACGAGCCTATTCTCAAGCTCCTGACCGATATCAAAGTAAAGCTTTCAGATCCTGGCGAGCCGCTCAGTTTTACACTAGAATTCCACTTCAAGCCCAATGAATATTTCAAAAACGAGCTGCTGACCAAAACCTACGTGCTGAAGTCGAGGCTAGATTGCTACGATCCCCATCCCTACAGGGGAACCGCAATTGAGTGTTCCACAGGCTGTGAGATAGattggaatgaaggaaagaatgtcACTATGAAAACCATCACGAAGAAGCAGAAACATCGTATCTGGGGAACAATCCGAACAGTGACTGAGGATTTCCCCAAGGATTCATTCTTCAATTTCTTCTCTCCTCGTGGCATCAACTTGAAGGGAGGAAATAGAAATGAAGATTTTTTACTTGGTCACAATCTGCGTACATACATCATTCCAAGATCAGTGTTGTTTTTTTCGGGTGATGCACTTGAGTCTCAGCAGGAGGGTGTAGTTAGGGAAGTTAATGATGCAATTTATGACAAAATTATTTATGATAATTGGATGGCTGCAATTGAGGAGGTTAAAACCTGTTGCAAAAATCTTGAGGCATTGGTGGAAGATATTGATCGTTAA